A genomic window from Arthrobacter sp. FW305-BF8 includes:
- a CDS encoding SDR family oxidoreductase, which yields MVRICVAGGTGEAGREVVRQALSQGHAVAVLTRNPPLPGAREYYDGAAYFRADVTTGEGLPEALAGADVVVDCLEARTGKALRHYAAGGALLLGEAAAAGVARAVQLSIVNCDQSTLAYYRSKADKERVYARSPLETHTVRATQFHSLVAGIFGAGSRVGLVPVIKGARFQTISPADVASALVEAALGQPSGASHSVQTVGGPEVLGMDWLAGAWKRITGARGLVTELPLPGSTGKFLREGKNLAPEQRYGHATFEAWLANRQENL from the coding sequence ATGGTCCGCATCTGCGTTGCCGGCGGCACGGGCGAGGCCGGCCGTGAAGTGGTGCGCCAGGCACTTAGCCAGGGTCACGCCGTCGCCGTCTTGACCAGGAACCCGCCGCTCCCGGGTGCCCGGGAGTATTACGACGGCGCCGCCTACTTCCGTGCGGACGTCACCACCGGAGAAGGGTTGCCGGAAGCGCTGGCGGGTGCCGACGTCGTCGTCGATTGCCTCGAAGCCCGGACCGGCAAGGCACTCAGGCACTATGCTGCCGGCGGCGCCCTGCTGCTGGGCGAAGCCGCGGCGGCTGGCGTGGCTCGGGCCGTGCAGCTTTCCATCGTCAACTGCGATCAGAGCACTCTCGCGTATTACCGGTCCAAGGCGGACAAGGAACGTGTGTACGCGAGGTCGCCGCTCGAAACCCACACGGTGCGGGCAACGCAGTTCCACAGCCTGGTGGCGGGGATTTTCGGTGCGGGTTCCCGCGTTGGCTTGGTGCCGGTGATCAAAGGTGCCCGGTTCCAGACGATCTCGCCGGCCGATGTGGCGTCGGCGCTGGTGGAAGCGGCACTGGGCCAGCCGTCAGGTGCTTCCCACTCGGTGCAGACGGTCGGAGGCCCGGAGGTGCTGGGCATGGACTGGCTGGCCGGTGCCTGGAAGCGGATAACCGGAGCCAGGGGCCTCGTGACCGAACTGCCGCTGCCCGGATCGACAGGCAAGTTTCTGCGGGAAGGAAAGAACCTGGCGCCCGAACAGCGTTACGGACACGCGACATTTGAGGCCTGGTTGGCAAACCGGCAGGAAAATTTGTAG
- a CDS encoding GNAT family N-acetyltransferase → MRVSHIWPVTLECGDIVLRPIRYRDRKEWTEVRSRNSDWLAPWEASNPIAGGALPDYRQMVRSLNTQAAQATALPFVIAEWTPGFRDPVIVGQLTVSSIVWGSALMATLGYWVDQGRAGHGIAPTAVAMATDHCFRTLGLHRMEINIRPENGPSLRVVEKLGFRDEGYRPRYLHINGEWADHRSFALTSEEVPEGLLSRWLRVRPA, encoded by the coding sequence ATGAGGGTCAGCCACATCTGGCCGGTCACGCTGGAGTGCGGGGATATTGTCCTGCGGCCCATCAGGTACCGTGACCGGAAGGAATGGACCGAGGTCCGTTCGCGTAACAGCGACTGGCTGGCGCCATGGGAGGCCTCCAATCCGATCGCGGGCGGGGCCCTGCCCGATTACCGGCAGATGGTCAGGTCCCTGAACACTCAGGCGGCCCAGGCCACGGCGCTGCCGTTTGTGATCGCGGAGTGGACACCCGGGTTCCGTGACCCGGTCATCGTGGGGCAGTTGACCGTCTCCTCCATTGTGTGGGGATCCGCCCTGATGGCGACCCTCGGCTACTGGGTGGACCAGGGCCGGGCCGGACACGGGATCGCCCCGACAGCGGTGGCGATGGCAACCGACCATTGTTTCCGGACCCTTGGCCTGCACCGGATGGAAATCAACATCCGTCCGGAAAACGGCCCAAGCCTGCGCGTCGTGGAAAAGCTCGGCTTCAGGGACGAGGGCTACCGCCCGCGTTACCTGCACATCAACGGGGAATGGGCCGACCACCGCTCGTTCGCACTGACGTCAGAGGAAGTTCCCGAAGGACTCCTCAGCCGCTGGCTGCGGGTCCGGCCCGCCTGA
- the galU gene encoding UTP--glucose-1-phosphate uridylyltransferase GalU, whose product MTSTNCSVRKAVIPAAGLGTRFLPATKAMPKEMLPVVDKPAIQYVVEEAVKVGLSDVLMITGRNKRALEDHFDRVPTLEATLEAKGDTAKLESIQAASNLGDIHYVRQGDPKGLGHAVLRARQHVGHEPFAVLLGDDLIDARDDLLNIMIDVQAKTGGSVVALIEVEPSQISAYGCADISEISGEGFVKINKLVEKPDVADAPSNLAVIGRYVLHPDVFDVLEKTEPGRGGEIQLTDALQELASRDGEGGGVYGVVFRGRRYDTGDKLSYLKACVELAIDSDDLGPGLRDWLPQVAARLSE is encoded by the coding sequence GTGACTTCCACTAATTGTTCAGTCCGCAAGGCCGTAATCCCCGCTGCTGGGCTCGGCACCAGGTTCCTGCCGGCCACCAAGGCCATGCCCAAGGAGATGCTGCCGGTGGTTGACAAGCCGGCCATCCAGTACGTCGTCGAGGAGGCCGTCAAGGTCGGCCTGAGCGACGTCCTGATGATCACCGGCCGCAACAAGCGCGCGCTCGAGGACCACTTCGACCGTGTTCCGACGCTGGAGGCGACGCTGGAGGCCAAGGGCGACACCGCCAAGCTGGAGTCGATCCAGGCCGCGAGCAACCTGGGCGACATCCACTACGTCCGGCAGGGTGACCCCAAGGGCCTTGGCCACGCGGTGTTGCGTGCACGCCAGCATGTGGGCCATGAGCCGTTTGCCGTTCTCCTCGGCGACGACCTCATCGATGCCCGCGACGATCTCCTCAACATCATGATCGATGTGCAGGCGAAGACCGGCGGTTCGGTCGTGGCCCTCATCGAGGTGGAGCCGTCCCAGATCAGTGCCTATGGGTGCGCGGACATCTCCGAGATTAGCGGCGAAGGCTTCGTTAAAATCAACAAGCTGGTGGAGAAGCCGGACGTCGCCGACGCGCCCTCCAACCTGGCCGTCATCGGCCGCTACGTGCTCCACCCCGATGTCTTCGATGTGCTGGAAAAGACAGAACCCGGCCGCGGCGGCGAAATCCAGCTGACGGACGCGCTGCAGGAACTGGCCAGCAGGGACGGTGAAGGCGGCGGCGTGTATGGCGTGGTCTTCCGTGGCCGCCGTTACGACACGGGGGACAAGCTCAGCTACCTCAAGGCCTGTGTGGAGCTCGCCATCGACAGCGACGACCTCGGACCTGGCCTGCGTGACTGGCTTCCGCAGGTTGCTGCCCGTTTGTCCGAGTAA
- a CDS encoding 5-formyltetrahydrofolate cyclo-ligase, translating to MPTGTMPSKDVIRSRHRQLRATMTAADLSNAGDGIASHGLPWAEAIAAGNPATFTAYLGVDFEPPTLPLLHALHEAGHSILLPVCEPDRELSWVFWTPDSEFVRSRYAPIQEPAGERHGLDTVRSAAGMFMPATAVDRSGNRIGQGGGYYDKFLAAANAGGLHLPKAAIIYDSELLPAQTIPAEDFDRPVEAVLTPSGLIAFA from the coding sequence ATGCCAACAGGGACCATGCCTTCGAAGGACGTTATCCGCTCACGGCACCGGCAACTCCGGGCCACGATGACGGCGGCGGACCTATCCAACGCCGGCGACGGCATCGCGTCCCATGGCCTGCCATGGGCCGAGGCTATCGCCGCGGGCAACCCGGCCACGTTCACCGCCTACCTCGGCGTCGATTTCGAACCCCCGACCCTGCCGCTGCTGCACGCCCTGCATGAGGCCGGGCACAGTATCCTGCTCCCGGTCTGCGAGCCTGACCGCGAGCTCAGCTGGGTCTTCTGGACCCCGGACAGCGAGTTCGTACGCAGCCGGTATGCGCCCATCCAGGAGCCGGCCGGTGAGCGCCACGGCCTGGACACGGTGCGGAGCGCGGCCGGGATGTTCATGCCCGCGACGGCCGTGGACCGCAGCGGCAACAGGATCGGGCAGGGCGGCGGCTACTATGACAAGTTCCTGGCTGCAGCCAACGCGGGCGGCCTGCACCTTCCCAAGGCCGCCATCATCTACGACTCCGAGCTCCTGCCCGCACAGACCATCCCCGCTGAAGACTTTGACCGCCCCGTCGAGGCAGTGCTCACGCCATCGGGGCTGATAGCCTTCGCGTGA
- a CDS encoding FmdB family zinc ribbon protein — translation MPTYAYACKDCSHAFDIVQSFTDSTLTSCPECQGTLRKKFNSVGVVFKGSGFYRTDSRDSKGSTVSPSPAASAPAAPAATSSSASSAAPAAAAAS, via the coding sequence GTGCCCACGTATGCCTATGCCTGCAAAGATTGCAGCCATGCCTTCGACATCGTGCAGTCTTTTACCGACAGCACTCTGACGTCCTGCCCCGAATGCCAGGGCACGCTTCGCAAGAAGTTCAACAGCGTCGGCGTGGTCTTCAAGGGCTCCGGCTTCTACCGGACTGATTCGCGCGATTCCAAGGGAAGCACCGTCTCACCCTCCCCTGCTGCGTCAGCACCGGCCGCTCCGGCCGCCACCTCCTCGTCGGCATCGTCCGCTGCCCCGGCAGCTGCAGCCGCGAGCTAG
- the cpaB gene encoding Flp pilus assembly protein CpaB: MALLLCAAAGIAVHQLTPAPARTVSVLAAARDLPAGATLNGSDVTIVSVPPAMMPDGTFADGSAVDGKQLAAPLREGQLLTDAQLVGPGLLTGAPPGSAAVPLRMADPSSIQLVSPGQLVNVVLTSGNGYEQASASKVLAKSVPVLWTSGQEGQSGQWLAAGDSDGLLVVAATPAQAVALAGASTQGKLFFVLVGSGAR; the protein is encoded by the coding sequence GTGGCATTGCTCCTCTGTGCGGCTGCGGGCATCGCGGTTCACCAGCTGACTCCTGCCCCTGCCCGGACCGTGAGCGTCCTGGCAGCCGCCCGTGATCTTCCGGCCGGGGCAACCCTGAACGGCAGTGATGTCACGATTGTCAGCGTTCCGCCGGCCATGATGCCGGACGGGACTTTCGCTGACGGCTCCGCCGTGGACGGCAAGCAGCTGGCAGCCCCGCTCCGCGAGGGACAGCTCCTCACCGATGCGCAGTTGGTGGGTCCAGGCCTGCTGACAGGAGCGCCGCCCGGGTCCGCGGCGGTGCCGCTGCGGATGGCAGACCCGTCATCCATCCAGCTGGTTTCCCCCGGACAACTCGTGAACGTGGTCCTGACAAGCGGCAACGGCTATGAGCAGGCCTCAGCCTCGAAGGTACTCGCCAAGTCCGTGCCGGTCCTGTGGACCTCCGGTCAGGAAGGCCAAAGCGGCCAGTGGCTTGCTGCCGGGGATTCGGACGGGCTGCTGGTCGTGGCCGCCACCCCCGCCCAGGCCGTCGCCCTGGCGGGCGCGTCAACCCAGGGAAAGCTGTTTTTCGTTCTCGTGGGATCCGGCGCCCGGTGA